Proteins encoded by one window of Arachis ipaensis cultivar K30076 chromosome B04, Araip1.1, whole genome shotgun sequence:
- the LOC107634953 gene encoding flap endonuclease GEN-like 1, whose amino-acid sequence MGVGGNFWELLKPYARSEGFDFLRNKRVAVDLSYWIVAHETALKAHHVRKPHLRLTFFRTINLFSKFGAFPVFVVDGTPSPLKSEARIARFFRSSGIELTSLPVPEGGVSAERNSAFTKCVQECVELVELLGMPVLKAKGEAEALCAQLNCEGHVDACITVDSDAFLFGAKCIVKCFRPNSKEPFESYNMSDIEAGLGLKRKHLIALALLVGNDHDMNGVRGIGLDTALQFVRAFSEDDILNRLHEIGKGNTSQVPISIKSGDYMDTDENSPNKKQAHCSFCGHPGSKRDHTKFSCEYCLTNDEEGCLRKPEGFKCDCFSCDMNRKHKEQKRLEIWHTKVCDKIAKEPDFPKDEIIDMYLHKDNGYFSEKDGPCMCWEKPNIEMLIDFLNFHQNWDPSYVRRLIFPVMSTIFLRDITTTTAEDLLFGQYEFDSLERVKTRYGHQFYVVKWKRAFNNVAYRIPSNVPDTPQQGTRELDETEDLLDDCDVPEVLMDEGSSFLLTDENMDLVAAAFPKEVKRFWHEQELKELKRRKSPSSRSDKNENSASPSSKRLQLNITEFFPSTKVKDQSKADDSSKEISDSQDSGASKGKRKESSSNLSKSVRRRLLFD is encoded by the exons ATGGGCGTTGGTGGCAATTTCTGGGAGCTACTAAAGCCCTATGCACGGAGCGAAGGGTTTGATTTCTTGAGGAACAAGCGAGTGGCTGTGGACCTCTCTTACTGGATTGTGGCCCACGAGACTGCCTTAAAGGCTCATCATGTTCGCAAACCCCACCTCAGACTCACCTTCTTCCGCACCATCAATCTCTTCTCCAAG TTTGGAGCATTTCCAGTGTTTGTTGTTGATGGAACTCCATCGCCGTTGAAATCAGAGGCACGGATTGCAAGATTTTTCCGGTCTTCTGGCATTGAATTAACTAGCTTGCCGGTGCCTGAAGGAGGTGTCTCAGCTGAAAGGAACAGTGCTTTTACAAAATGTGTTCAAGAATGTGTG GAACTTGTTGAACTACTTGGAATGCCTGTATTAAAGGCTAAAGGAGAGGCCGAAGCACTTTGCGCCCAATTAAATTGTGAAGGTCATGTAGATGCTTGCATCACAGTTGACAGTGATGCATTTCTCTTTGGGGCCAAATGTATAGTAAAATGTTTTCGCCCCAATTCCAAA GAACCCTTTGAGAGCTACAATATGTCAGATATTGAAGCTGGCCTTGGGTTGAAGAGGAAACACTTAATAGCACTTGCTCTTCTGGTTGGAAATGATCATGATATGAATGGTGTGCGAGGGATAGGACTTGATACTGCTCTTCAGTTTGTTCGAGCTTTTAGTGAAGATGATATATTAAATAG ATTACATGAGATAGGCAAAGGAAACACTTCTCAAGTTCCCATAAGCATTAAATCTGGGGACTATATGGATACGGATGAGAACTCCCCGAATAAAAAACAAGCCCACTGCTCATTCTGTGGGCATCCTGGCAGCAAAAGGGATCACACGAAGTTTTCCTGTGAATATTGTCTCACTAATGACGAAGAAGGTTGCCTGAGAAAACCGGAGGGTTTCAAATGTGATTGCTTCTCCTGTGATATG AACAGGAAACATAAGGAGCAGAAAAGGCTAGAAATTTGGCACACAAAAGTTTGCGACAAGATTGCAAAGGAACCAGATTTTCCAAAGGATGAAATCATTGATATGTATTTACATAAAGACAATGGTTACTTCTCCG AAAAGGATGGCCCTTGCATGTGTTGGGAAAAACCTAATATTGAGATGCTGATTGATTTCTTAAACTTCCATCAGAACTGGGATCCATCCTACGTTCGGCGGCTGATCTTTCCTGTTATGTCCACCATCTTCTTGAGAGATATCACTACTACTACAGCAGAAGATTTGTTATTTGGACAGTACGAGTTTGATTCCTTGGAACGTGTAAAGACGAGATATGGACATCAGTTTTATGTGGTCAAGTGGAAACGAGCATTCAACAACGTTGCCTATAGAATTCCATCAAATGTACCTGACACGCCACAACAAGGTACTAGAGAGCTGGATGAAACAGAGGATTTACTAGATGATTGTGATGTTCCCGAGGTTCTCATGGATGAGGGATCTAGTTTTCTATTGACAGATGAAAATATGGACCTTGTCGCAGCTGCCTTTCCAAAAGAAGTAAAAAGGTTTTGGCACGAACAG GAACTGAAGGAGTTGAAAAGAAGAAAGAGCCCATCCTCAAGATCAGATAAAAATGAAAATTCAGCATCACCAAGCTCAAAGAGGTTGCAGCTAAACATCACAGAATTCTTCCCTTCAACAAAAGTTAAAGATCAATCGAAAGCAGACGATTCATCCAAGGAAATCAGTGATAGCCAAGATAGTGGAGCCTCCAAAGGAAAGAGGAAAGAATCAAGTTCTAACCTCTCGAAATCCGTGAGGCGCCGCCTTCTATTTGACTAG